The Thermocrinis ruber genomic sequence AAAAGTTTTCAACGGTAGGGGGAAGCTGAGGATTCTTGAGATAAAGAGGGCGGAGGGAGAGTTTGGGCTAAGGCTTGGAGAAAACGCATACTTTGGCGTGGTAAATATTGGTGATGTGTCTGCCTTTAGAAAACTACTAAAAGAGAAGGGCTTTGAAATAGAGCAGGATGCAATAAGTGATTCCCTTTTTGATAGCATAAAAAGAGAAAACTCCACCATTAACATACTCATCGGTTCCAAAAAGTTCATAGAGGGCTGGGACACTTGGAGGGTTTCCTGTATGGGACTTTTGAACATAGGGAAGGGTGAAGGTCCGCAGATCATCCAGCTTTTTGGAAGGGGCGTAAGGCTAAAGGGCAAAAACCTTTCCCTCAAAAGGTCTGGCAATCCTGAAATCTCAACCCTTGAGACTTTAAACATATACGGCATATCCGCAGACTATATAGGTAAGTTTTTGGAAACCATAAAGAAAGAAGGAATGGAGCCTGAAAAAATAGAAATAAAGGTGCCTGTGTGTGTGTTAAACAGAGAGATTTGGAAGGACTTTCCTTATCCTACCAAAGATGAAAGCAAAAGGTTTGAAAGGGAGAGGGTTTTACACTTGAGGGTGGATACAACAATCTCTGCTTCTATGAACTTGGTGCCAAGCATGGCGGTTTACATGGCACAGGAGCAAAGGGAAGATGTCCAGTCTTCTGAAGTTGAAACTCAGATTGCGTCAAAGAGCATCGCGGAGCTTGTGGATATAGAGCTGTTTGATTGGACGAGGATCTATACGGAGCTTTTGGAGTTCAAAAAAGAGAGGAACTACTTAAACCTTAGCTTTGATTTGGAGACTTTAAAGGAAATCCTTAAAGAAAGGTGCAAAGTTATTGTGCCAAACGATTTTGAAGTAAAGGACTTGAAGGGTCTGAAGAATTTAGAAAACATAGCCATTTCCCTCCTAAAAAGCTACATAGACAAGTTTTACAAGAGGGAAAAGGGTAGGTTTGAAAAGGACATCATAACTTACAAGCCTGCGGGAGAACAATTAAGCCTGTTTAGATTGGCTTCCGATATAGTTGAATACTATAAACTGACCGTGCCTGCAAAAGAACAAAGATTGATTGAAAAGATAAAAGAGCTTGTTGAAAATATAGATGCACTTTTGGATGAGCAGAGGGAAAGGGGTGTATTGCCAAGGGTTGTTATAAATAATTCTGTCTTTGTTCCACTGCTTTTGGAAAAGGAAGGTATAAAGATTTCTCCACCGGGATTGAACGAGGGGGAGAAAAGATTTTTGGAGGGTCTGAGGGATTATCTAGATAAAAACCCAGAAATTTTGGATAAATACCACATAGTTTTACTCAGGAACGAGGCAAGGGAAGGGGTGGGCTTTATGCTTGACTGGGGAGAGTTTTATCCCGACTTTATCCTTTGGATAAGAGAAAAGAATGGAAACAGAATTTACATAATTTTCGTGGAGCCAAAGGGACTGAAGATGTTGGGAGAGGTGTTTAACTATGAAAAGGTCAGGTTCCTTTCAGAGGGATTGAAGGAAACCTTCAAAAAACAATACGAAAACTGGCAAGTGGAGGTAAAGGGTTTTATTCTCTCTACCACTCCTTATGAAGAATTGCGGAGAGGTCAGGTAGTCAAAGACTCTGAATCCAAAGAGGAATACGAGGAGAAAAAAAGGGAATACGAGGGGAAAAACATACTGTTTTTAGAGGATAGGGATTGGGCTGAGAAGTTTTTTGAAAGGGTTTTGCCTGCACAACATAAATAGAAAATCCAAGCGTCTTGGCTTATTATATTTTCCATGCAAGACTTGAAAAGCTACGCAGAGGAGAAGGTAGAAAGGGCAAGGAAGGTTCTTAGGATTTTGAGTTCCATTCCCACCGAGGTGAAAAACCGCACCCTTTTGAGGGCGGCGGAGCTTTTGGACAAGAGGCGAGAATACATAAAGGAAGAGAACAAAAAGGATATAGCCTTTGGAGAATCTCAGGGGCTTTCTTCTGCTTTGCTGGACCGACTGCTTCTGAACGACAAGAGGATTGACGGTATGATAAAGGTTCTAAGGGATGTGGCAAGCCTTCCAGACCCAGTGGGAGAGATCACACGCATGTGGCAACTTCCCAACGGGTTAAAGGTAGGAAGGATGAGAGTGCCCTTGGGAGTGATATTCATCGTCTATGAAGCAAGACCAAACGTAACCATAGAGGCGGGTTCTCTGTGCATAAAATCTTCCAATGCGGTGATCCTAAGGGGCGGAAAAGAAGCCATGAACTCCAACAGGGCTCTGGTGGAAATCCTCAGAGAGGCGTCTGCCATGGAGGGTTTTCCAGAAGAAGCCATCCAGTTTATAGACAGACCAGAAAGGGAAATCGTCTGGGAAATTTTGCAGATGGAGGGCAAAGTGGATGTTGCCATTCCGAGGGGTGGGGAAAGCTTGATAAGGGCTGTGGCAGAAAAGGCAAGGGTGCCCGTCATAAAGCATTACAAGGGGGTTTGCAACATATACGTGGATGAGGAGGCAGACTTAGAAAAGGCTTACCACATAGTCTACAACGCAAAGGTTCAAAGACCTTCCGTTTGCAACGCAGTGGAAAATCTGATAATACACCGAAAGATCCTAAACACCTTCTTCCCAAAGATGGCATACATCTTAGGAAAGGCTGGTGTGGAGCTCAGATGCGACGAGGATAGTTTAAAGGTTATAAAGTCTGACCCAAGGCTTTCCTTTGTAAAGGCAGTGCCCGCCACAGAGGAGGACTACTACGAGGAATTTTTGGACCTAATACTTGCGGTAAAGGTGGTGGATAGCTTGGAGGAAGCCATAGACTTTATAGAAACCTACGGTTCCAAACACTCGGATGCCATAATTACTGAAAACTATACCAAGGCGATGAAGTTCCTTACAGAGGTGGATTCCGCGGCGGTTTATGTGAACGCATCCACGAGGTTTACCGACGGCAACGAGTTTGGGCTGGGGGCGGAGATGGGCATATCTACCGATAAAATCCACGCAAGGGGTCCCATGGCACTGGAGGAACTAACCATCCAGAAGTTTATCATCTTTGGCAACGGACAGGTTAGGGATAACTTTAAGGTCCCAGAGGAACTTTTGAAGGAGTGGAAGGACTGAGATGGAAACAGTTTTATCCTTTTTGGTTTTGGTAGGTATTCTTATTTGGTTTCATGAGTTGGGGCACTTTTTGTTTGCTAAGCTCTTTGGAGTTAAGGTGGAGGTCTTCTCCGTTGGCTTTGGTCCTGCTTTATTTAAAAAGCAGTGGGGAGAAACTGAATACAGGCTCTCGGTGATTCCTCTCGGTGGCTTTGTAAAACTCTACGGAGAGGAGGATGGCGTCTCGGACCCGAGGGCTTTTTCCTCCAAACCAAACTGGCAAAAAATTCTCATAGCCTTTGCTGGCTCTTTTTTTAACTTCATCTTGGCGGTTCTTATCTTTTGGCTAATTGGAATGCTCGGCAGAGAGGTTCCCAAGTATGCCTTCGAAAAGCCAGTGGTGGGCTATGTGCAGGAAGATAGCCTAGCCCAGAAGATGGGTCTTCAAAGGGGAGACCTGATCCTTTCGGTAAACGGCAAAAAGGTGGATAACTGGAAGGATTTGGAGGAGAAGCTACTAAAGGACATCTTTGAACAAGAGTTGAAGCTGGAAGTTCTGAGGGATGGTAAGGTTTTAACCCTTGAGGGGAAGATGGACTTAAAGAACCCAAGGGGCTTTGGTGCAGAGCCAATTATTGAGCCTGTGGTGGGCACTGTTTTGGAAAAGAGCCCAGCCAAGCAGGTGGGATTGCAAGAGGGAGACAGGATCCTGAGCATAAACGGAGTGGAAATAAAAAGTTGGCAAGAAGCTGTTAAGCTCATAAGGTCTGCAGAAAAGATAGACTTAAAGATAGAAAGACAAGGACAGATAAGGGAGATCACCCTAATTCCCATGAAGGATCCACGGACGGGCATTTCTATAATAGGGGTTGCACCCAAGGTGGAAACGGTCAAGGTAAAGCAGGGTCCCTTTGAAGCCTTTAAGGGAAGCTTTGAGAGGATCGCCATCCTTACCTCACTTACTCTAAAAGCCCTTTGGGGTATGATCACGGGCTCCCTCTCTCCCACAAACTTGGGAGGTCCCATTGCAATAGCCCAAATGGCAGGACAGTCCGCCCAGCAGGGACTGATTCCCTACCTCGGTCTTATGGCTTTCATATCCGTTCAGTTGGCCATCTTTAACCTACTGCCTCTCCCTATGTTAGACGGAGGGTTAATACTCCTTTTCCTGATTGAAAGCATCAGAAGAAAACCTCTTCCCTTGAGGTTCAAAGAGGCATGGCAGAGGCTTGGCTTTGCATTAATAGTAGCCTTGTCCCTGTTTGTAATTCTCAACGACCTGCTCAGGC encodes the following:
- a CDS encoding glutamate-5-semialdehyde dehydrogenase; this translates as MKSYAEEKVERARKVLRILSSIPTEVKNRTLLRAAELLDKRREYIKEENKKDIAFGESQGLSSALLDRLLLNDKRIDGMIKVLRDVASLPDPVGEITRMWQLPNGLKVGRMRVPLGVIFIVYEARPNVTIEAGSLCIKSSNAVILRGGKEAMNSNRALVEILREASAMEGFPEEAIQFIDRPEREIVWEILQMEGKVDVAIPRGGESLIRAVAEKARVPVIKHYKGVCNIYVDEEADLEKAYHIVYNAKVQRPSVCNAVENLIIHRKILNTFFPKMAYILGKAGVELRCDEDSLKVIKSDPRLSFVKAVPATEEDYYEEFLDLILAVKVVDSLEEAIDFIETYGSKHSDAIITENYTKAMKFLTEVDSAAVYVNASTRFTDGNEFGLGAEMGISTDKIHARGPMALEELTIQKFIIFGNGQVRDNFKVPEELLKEWKD
- a CDS encoding DEAD/DEAH box helicase family protein gives rise to the protein MNIEKYLVLNKYFLELFGEKDNRGLLRYLKSVEEGERDGLTNFAINLMSKEGVKLPKDELKRYDQNIQEYLRRINQSRPERIRLKYFQYLAVLFTEIFIDRLKNRKWEFLAELNDFVNSNSLEKKVRETVGEFSEEDLKKLAFWMATGSGKTLIMHINYLQFLRYKPFEPDNILLITPNEGLSKQHYEEMQKSGIPCRLYSESGSSSGQREHEVLIIEITKLAENTRGRGRSIHISAFEGKNLIFVDEGHKGKRSEEKKWAKLRDKLIEKGFAFEYSATFGQILDKEDILKEYAKAIIFDYSYKHFYLDGYGKDFWVLNIKNSKIDDFTEMAFCANLLDFYQQLLVYEEKRGIAKEHNIEKPLWIFVGSTVSGKNIDSDIVKVLDLIRNSLNKDWLKERIDKILNGEFKNEQGEDIFRHKFERLRSGFDLEDLYKKVFNGRGKLRILEIKRAEGEFGLRLGENAYFGVVNIGDVSAFRKLLKEKGFEIEQDAISDSLFDSIKRENSTINILIGSKKFIEGWDTWRVSCMGLLNIGKGEGPQIIQLFGRGVRLKGKNLSLKRSGNPEISTLETLNIYGISADYIGKFLETIKKEGMEPEKIEIKVPVCVLNREIWKDFPYPTKDESKRFERERVLHLRVDTTISASMNLVPSMAVYMAQEQREDVQSSEVETQIASKSIAELVDIELFDWTRIYTELLEFKKERNYLNLSFDLETLKEILKERCKVIVPNDFEVKDLKGLKNLENIAISLLKSYIDKFYKREKGRFEKDIITYKPAGEQLSLFRLASDIVEYYKLTVPAKEQRLIEKIKELVENIDALLDEQRERGVLPRVVINNSVFVPLLLEKEGIKISPPGLNEGEKRFLEGLRDYLDKNPEILDKYHIVLLRNEAREGVGFMLDWGEFYPDFILWIREKNGNRIYIIFVEPKGLKMLGEVFNYEKVRFLSEGLKETFKKQYENWQVEVKGFILSTTPYEELRRGQVVKDSESKEEYEEKKREYEGKNILFLEDRDWAEKFFERVLPAQHK
- the rseP gene encoding RIP metalloprotease RseP, which gives rise to METVLSFLVLVGILIWFHELGHFLFAKLFGVKVEVFSVGFGPALFKKQWGETEYRLSVIPLGGFVKLYGEEDGVSDPRAFSSKPNWQKILIAFAGSFFNFILAVLIFWLIGMLGREVPKYAFEKPVVGYVQEDSLAQKMGLQRGDLILSVNGKKVDNWKDLEEKLLKDIFEQELKLEVLRDGKVLTLEGKMDLKNPRGFGAEPIIEPVVGTVLEKSPAKQVGLQEGDRILSINGVEIKSWQEAVKLIRSAEKIDLKIERQGQIREITLIPMKDPRTGISIIGVAPKVETVKVKQGPFEAFKGSFERIAILTSLTLKALWGMITGSLSPTNLGGPIAIAQMAGQSAQQGLIPYLGLMAFISVQLAIFNLLPLPMLDGGLILLFLIESIRRKPLPLRFKEAWQRLGFALIVALSLFVILNDLLRLISGRKF